CCAGCATTCGCGAAGCCGCCATGCGAACCCTGGTGGTATTCGGTCCGCCGGCCCGCAAATTCTGTGGCTCCGCAATTATACACGGTCTGACCCAGGATAAAGACCTCAGCGTTCGCATGGCGGCCCTCTACGCTCTGCAGAATTTGGGACTGGATGAAGATAAAGACATTGAAACGGCAATTAAGACTGTCTGCGAGATGCTCCTTTCACCGCAAATGTACACCCGTTACGAAGCCACCCTGGCGATCGCCTCAGTTGGCAGCAAAGCCAAAAAGGAAGCCCTCGATAAACTGATCAAGCTCTCCGACAAGACCATGCCTTCCTGGCAGTTACGCCGGGCAGCGGTTGCGGCCATCGGTCGTGTCGGCTACGATGATGGCAAGGGGTTTCCCGATGCCATGGCCTTGCACTCGCTGATTCTGGCGTGCAACGATAGTTCTTATGTCGTTCGCAAAGAAGCCATCCAAAGTTTGATAATTCTGGCAAAAACGACCGTACCGGCAGTTGATTCGGCCACAGTGGTTCGAACACTCATCAATCGCGTGAAGGAAGAGAAGGACGCGGGTACTGCGACCTGGGCTCGGGCGGCGATCGTCTGGTACGAAGGGCCCAAGCTCAAAGCCGATAATCCTCACCTCGTTGCGCTCATTAAACAATTGAAGGATTCCAATCCGATTCAACGCTACGAGGCCTATTTCGGCCTGGGTACCGCCGGTCGATACATCGGCATGAAGGTGAAGGATTTGATGGAAGCGGTAGAGCAGGAGAAAGAAGATTCCAATGTAGGGATGGGAGTTTGGGCGTTAGGGAACCTGGGAGCCGCCGGGGAACCCGCACTGCCGTTACTGAACCGAATCGCTTCCACCCACAAGAACGAAGATGTCAAACGAGCCGCTA
The genomic region above belongs to Telmatocola sphagniphila and contains:
- a CDS encoding HEAT repeat domain-containing protein — protein: MYPRTFSLLLILFGATLLTAQNPASQSPGDSSAPAKTQTPPAKSGNDSDSMKKEFNPPSTNYPKDLNGRGPEFFAREARESNDPSIREAAMRTLVVFGPPARKFCGSAIIHGLTQDKDLSVRMAALYALQNLGLDEDKDIETAIKTVCEMLLSPQMYTRYEATLAIASVGSKAKKEALDKLIKLSDKTMPSWQLRRAAVAAIGRVGYDDGKGFPDAMALHSLILACNDSSYVVRKEAIQSLIILAKTTVPAVDSATVVRTLINRVKEEKDAGTATWARAAIVWYEGPKLKADNPHLVALIKQLKDSNPIQRYEAYFGLGTAGRYIGMKVKDLMEAVEQEKEDSNVGMGVWALGNLGAAGEPALPLLNRIASTHKNEDVKRAANDAIKYINALKGTSPTTPEKKDPKKN